In Rhodamnia argentea isolate NSW1041297 chromosome 4, ASM2092103v1, whole genome shotgun sequence, the following proteins share a genomic window:
- the LOC125314852 gene encoding inosine-5'-monophosphate dehydrogenase-like, producing the protein MDTVTESSMARAIAALGGIGIIHANIPPSDQASLVKAAKSSRFPVLSNPVFRSPSDSIISIEDFADAPCILVTDSGDCRGKLVGYVAKSDWMSLTDKETQLADYMVKSHDFAPWDCDLARMICYFEEKADKEFSPIVKGGEIVDVAGREDVERFRGYPQIGEWGFSGSRWRVDGGRSDRDERGG; encoded by the coding sequence ATGGACACTGTCACGGAATCCTCCATGGCCCGAGCCATAGCAGCTCTTGGCGGCATCGGCATCATTCATGCCAATATCCCTCCCTCCGATCAAGCCTCCTTAGTCAAAGCAGCCAAATCCTCACGCTTCCCTGTCCTCTCCAATCCTGTCTTTCGATCTCCCTCGGATTCCATCATCTCCATTGAGGATTTTGCTGACGCTCCTTGCATCCTCGTCACAGACTCTGGTGATTGCCGTGGAAAGTTGGTCGGTTATGTGGCCAAGTCTGATTGGATGAGCCTCACAGACAAGGAAACACAGCTGGCTGATTACATGGTCAAGTCCCATGATTTTGCCCCTTGGGATTGTGATTTGGCAAGGATGATCTGCTACTTTGAGGAGAAGGCCGACAAAGAATTTTCGCCAATAGTTAAGGGAGGAGAGATAGTAGATGTCGCCGGGAGAGAGGACGTGGAGAGGTTCAGAGGCTACCCCCAGATTGGCGAGTGGGGTTTCAGTGGGTCCCGATGGAGAGTGGATGGTGGGAGAAGCGATAGGGACGAGAGAGGTGGATAA